A single window of Eucalyptus grandis isolate ANBG69807.140 chromosome 1, ASM1654582v1, whole genome shotgun sequence DNA harbors:
- the LOC104438771 gene encoding uncharacterized protein LOC104438771, giving the protein MTGLIGLGMRCFLWGTYLVATEVVPYSLGKLTGLRIDNPEHPDPGVELKAFLAPLLLLQLGYPDNLTAYSMEDNQLGLRQALNMSIIVMVVVIILIRCWNYTDFAILYFPMFLAGVIKYAEGIWALKFSLSLNTGITVKEIAKEEMVPRFPDGLRKIDGLGLVVKAYYRFHCLKPHLEDWIYHPRYVSNDQLSIDNCSHQEAFRITEIELGLMYDMLYTKAPVIYTKLGLFVRFASFFWLGVTLCAFSALEKSINPLAEITYSRTKSFSSFVYTYQYRRFTFSVLLLAFLLEAYQILLLPYSEWAIAKMSKHYNWPLVPTFLRIVAPRSAYKWRQWSDSLYQFNLLRYCLRRDWTRYIKFLNFWGIYEYIKWNWRLYRMGPVSLPENLKESVWEELKVFEEARDTRPFSKRGEWSFDRYGVSANDEIRRSIKTAFDKSILVWHIATDICYHRHSDENESSERQCHSNNDETPDCRSGSKLISDYMMYLLVIRPKMLSTTTGSIVFRHACHRVKEIRTSPEITESQLADSIFNHDQSSRSSSPGQHHETLVTSGWDVISDAQGLARNLLARPDRWKLMNSVWMEMLCYAAASSRSSYHAEQVRRGGELITLVWLLLAHKTDTLQSVNSLKT; this is encoded by the coding sequence ATGACCGGGCTGATCGGGCTCGGCATGCGCTGCTTCCTCTGGGGCACCTACCTGGTGGCCACCGAAGTTGTGCCTTACTCTCTAGGAAAGCTCACTGGACTGAGGATCGACAATCCTGAACATCCTGACCCGGGTGTCGAGCTCAAGGCGTTCCTAGCGCCATTGCTCCTGCTACAACTCGGTTACCCAGATAATCTCACTGCTTATTCAATGGAAGACAATCAGTTGGGTCTGAGACAGGCCTTGAACATGAGCATCATCGTGATGGTGGTTGTCATCATTCTCATCAGATGTTGGAACTACACTGATTTCGCGATATTGTACTTCCCGATGTTTCTTGCAGGTGTCATCAAGTATGCAGAAGGGATATGGGCTCTCAAGTTCTCGCTTAGCTTGAACACCGGCATCACTGTCAAAGAAATTGCCAAGGAGGAAATGGTTCCTCGGTTCCCGGATGGTTTGCGAAAAATTGACGGTCTTGGTTTGGTTGTCAAGGCTTATTACCGTTTCCATTGCTTAAAACCTCACCTGGAGGACTGGATCTATCATCCCCGCTATGTATCTAATGACCAACTCTCAATAGATAATTGTTCGCACCAAGAGGCCTTTAGGATCACCGAAATCGAGCTAGGACTCATGTACGACATGCTTTATACCAAGGCACCCGTGATTTATACCAAGCTGGGCTTGTTTGTCCGGTTTGCCAGCTTCTTCTGGCTAGGCGTCACCCTATGCGCGTTCAGTGCTTTGGAAAAGTCGATCAATCCTCTAGCCGAGATCACGTACAGTCGCACGAAGAGCTTCAGCTCGTTCGTGTATACTTACCAGTACAGGAGATTCACTTTCTCTGTGCTGCTGCTGGCTTTCCTTTTGGAGGCTTACCAGATCCTGCTGTTACCCTACTCCGAGTGGGCTATTGCGAAGATGTCGAAGCATTATAATTGGCCGCTTGTCCCCACGTTCTTGCGAATTGTAGCGCCCAGGTCCGCTTACAAGTGGAGGCAGTGGTCGGATTCGCTGTACCAGTTCAACCTGCTTCGCTATTGCCTGCGACGCGACTGGACGAGGTACATCAAGTTCCTAAACTTTTGGGGCATTTATGAGTACATCAAATGGAACTGGAGACTCTATAGGATGGGACCTGTGAGCCTCCCTGAGAACTTGAAGGAAAGCGTGTGGGAGGAGTTAAAGGTTTTCGAAGAGGCTCGAGACACCCGCCCATTTAGCAAAAGAGGGGAGTGGAGTTTTGATAGATACGGGGTCAGCGCCAACGACGAGATCCGGCGGAGCATCAAGACCGCGTTTGATAAGAGCATTCTCGTATGGCACATCGCGACAGATATATGCTACCATCGTCATTCGGACGAGAACGAATCTTCCGAGCGACAATGCCATTCGAACAATGATGAAACACCCGATTGCCGCTCTGGAAGCAAGCTGATATCAGACTACATGATGTACTTGCTCGTCATCCGTCCAAAGATGCTGTCGACCACCACGGGGAGCATTGTGTTTAGGCATGCATGCCATCGGGTCAAGGAGATCCGAACATCTCCAGAAATAACGGAATCTCAGTTAGCTGATAGCATTTTCAACCATGACCAAAGTTCCAGGTCATCAAGTCCGGGGCAGCACCACGAGACATTGGTGACGTCGGGATGGGACGTAATATCGGATGCACAGGGTCTCGCGAGGAATTTGCTGGCTAGGCCGGATAGGTGGAAGCTCATGAACAGTGTGTGGATGGAGATGCTTTGCTATGCAGCGGCGAGCAGTCGGTCGTCTTACCACGCTGAGCAGGTCCGGCGAGGCGGAGAGTTGATCACTCTGGTTTGGTTGCTTTTAGCTCATAAGACAGACACATTGCAATCCGTGAATTCGCTGAAAACTTAG